In Xiphias gladius isolate SHS-SW01 ecotype Sanya breed wild chromosome 16, ASM1685928v1, whole genome shotgun sequence, a genomic segment contains:
- the ackr3a gene encoding atypical chemokine receptor 3a, producing MSLSTSELEDLWESLGNLNFSETFSNISSVDAMVCATTFNRSALLYSMCVLYTFIFIVGLAANALVLWVNIRAQRDSTPRHETHTYIAHLAVADLCVCATLPVWLSSLAQYGHWPFGEVACKLTHLLFSVNLFSSIFFLACMSVDRYLSVTQPGDNEGGRKLIRRAACVGVWLLALVASLPDTYFLRTVKSTHGDTILCRPVYPEENPREWMVGVQLSFILLGFVLPFPVIAVFYALLARAFTRSSTSSSFSTVEQERRVSRRMILAYIVVFLGCWGPYHAVLLADALSQLGLVPLTCGLENMIYVALHLTQCLSLLHCCFNPILYNFINRNYRYDLMKAFIFKYSTRTGLARLIEASNMSETEYSAVAVENPPQI from the coding sequence ATGAGTCTGAGCACCAGTGAGCTGGAGGACCTGTGGGAGTCGTTGGGGAACCTCAACTTCTCCGAAACCTTTAGCAACATATCAAGTGTGGATGCAATGGTGTGTGCCACGACGTTCAACCGCAGCGCTCTGCTCTACTCCATGTGTGTCCTCTACACTTTTATCTTCATCGTCGGTCTGGCTGCTAACGCTCTGGTCCTCTGGGTCAACATCCGTGCGCAAAGAGACTCCACCCCCCGccatgagacacacacatacatcgcCCATCTGGCAGTtgcagatctgtgtgtgtgtgccactcTGCCCGTGTGGTTGAGCTCGCTGGCCCAGTATGGCCACTGGCCTTTCGGTGAAGTGGCGTGTAAACTCACACACCTGCTGTTCTCCGTCAACCTCTTCAGCAGCATCTTCTTCCTGGCCTGCATGAGCGTGGACCGCTACCTGAGTGTGACGCAGCCCGGAGACAACGAGGGAGGCAGGAAGCTGATCCGTCGGGCAGCGTGTGTAGGCGTGTGGCTTCTGGCTCTGGTGGCTTCCTTGCCAGACACCTATTTCCTGCGCACTGTGAAGTCAACACATGGGGACACCATACTTTGCAGGCCTGTGTACCCAGAGGAAAACCCCAGGGAGTGGATGGTGGGAGTGCAGCTGAGCTTCATCCTGCTGGGCTTTGTTCTCCCCTTTCCTGTCATTGCAGTGTTTTACGCCCTGCTAGCCAGAGCTTTCACCCGCTCCTCTACTTCTTCATCATTTTCCACAGTAGAGCAGGAGCGTCGTGTGAGCCGCAGGATGATCTTGGCCTACATTGTTGTGTTCCTGGGCTGCTGGGGGCCCTACCATGCCGTCCTCCTGGCTGATGCCCTGTCCCAGCTGGGCCTGGTGCCTCTGACCTGTGGCCTGGAGAATATGATTTACGTGGCCTTACACCTCACCCAGTGCCTGTCTTTGCTCCACTGCTGTTTCAACCCCATCCTCTACAACTTCATCAACAGAAACTATCGCTATGACCTCATGAAGGCCTTCATCTTTAAATATTCCACGAGGACGGGCTTAGCGCGCCTCATCGAGGCTTCAAACATGTCTGAGACTGAGTACTCTGCTGTAGCCGTAGAAAACCCACCACAGATCTGA
- the LOC120801106 gene encoding ribosyldihydronicotinamide dehydrogenase [quinone]-like: MGKKVLIVYAHQSSGSFNAAARDAAVEVLTAQGCTVTVSDLYTMKFKATATAEDITGDIRNAEHFRYAEETKLAWEEGKLSGDITEEQLKIIEADLIIFQFPLYWFTVPAIMKGWFDRVFTLGFAYSHDKRYSLGIFKDKKAMLSFTTGSHESMFSANGINGDMNVTLWPLQNGILHYCGFQVLAPQIFWAPSHVPSEACNTMLEAWRTRLQGLLGEKPLTFTPLDCFDQEKGFQLRPEVHEKHAAKEFGLTVGIHLGKPLPPDSQMKPEV, encoded by the exons ATGG GAAAGAAAGTGTTGATTGTGTATGCCCATCAGAGCTCCGGCTCATTTAATGCTGCAGCCAGAGATGCTGCCGTAGAGGTTTTAACAGCTCAGGGCTGCACAGTGACGGTATCTGACCTCTATACTATGAAGTTTAAAGCCACTGCGACTGCTGAAGACATCACTG GAGACATTAGGAACGCAGAACACTTCCGTTATGCAGAGGAGACCAAACTGGCATGGGAGGAAGGGAAACTGTCAGGTGACATCACTGAAGAACAACTTAAAATAATTGAGGCAGACCTAATCATCTTTCAG ttccCTTTGTACTGGTTCACTGTTCCTGCAATCATGAAGGGCTGGTTTGACCGGGTGTTCACCCTGGGCTTTGCCTACTCGCATGATAAGCGCTACAGCCTTGGAATCTTCAAG GACAAGAAAGCCATGCTGTCCTTCACCACTGGTTCTCATGAGTCCATGTTCAGTGCAAATGGCATCAATGGAGACATGAATGTCACACTGTGGCCACTGCAG AATGGTATTCTGCACTACTGTGGCTTCCAGGTTCTAGCCCCTCAGATATTCTGGGCTCCATCTCACGTTCCCTCTGAGGCCTGCAACACCATGCTGGAGGCCTGGCGTACACGACTGCAAGGCCTCCTGGGAGAGAAGCCGCTTACCTTTACTCCCTTGGACTGTTTTGATCAGGAGAAGGGTTTCCAGCTGAGGCCTGAGGTGCATGAGAAACATGCTGCCAAGGAGTTTGGACTGACAGTGGGAATCCACCTGGGTAAACCCCTCCCACCTGACAGCCAGATGAAACCTGAAGTCTGA